The genomic segment CAACACATAAATGGAACTTTCTTGTTCATGCTGGTAATCTAGAGGATGGGGGACATACCCAAAAATTTCACTAgccaaattgaagaaaattatggCATTATCATGATCTGGTGGAAAAGGACAGTCATTATTGACTACCCAGTGAAGACGTCCATTAACAAACACAGCGGTACTACGAATTGGATATGGGCATTTGGATCGATTAATGACTCTCCAAGAATCTGATGATGAATAATAATTGCCTTCACGTTTAATGCTAAAGATTTCACAACCGAAATCACCGTCTATGTCATCTCCGTGCACAAATTCTGCAGTGAATATTCTCACAACTTTGTTCTCTCCCGTAGAAGGTACATGTCCAAAACCAATTGCATGACCCCATGTTTGTGGAGAGCACTCTGGGAGATTACAAATTGGTGAGTTATAGGATTACATAAATAAAAAGGCCAAATTATCCCCCCTAAAaagtttattttgtaaatacACAGTAGCCCGTTGCAGGGGTCCAACACCATGTTTAGTCCTCCACCCGTATAGTGTTTTCCTCCACCCGTATAGTATTTTCCTTCCTTAGTGAATTCTTGCACAATGCTACGACCTTCTTCATCTGCGGATGTAAATTGGAGGTACAGCGATTTCCATCACGGGAACATGCTAAATCTTGTATGTAAAAGAAACAGGTTTTCTCCACTTAGTTTCCCACAATTTCACGAACCAAGAATCCGATAATAAGTTGCACCATGTCTTGCAGACACACTTGCATCTGAAGAGGGCTTTCAAATGAAGCCTTGATAGTACGTCAGTCACTATCTCAATTGGGAGTTCTGCCATCTTCCTCTCTCAATGTTAAACTCACTCCCtagaacttttcttttctttcgtatATTGTTTTGAAGAAATTCTTGTTTCAAAGTTTATGTGACTGTGCTAGGTTTTATGAGCCGATTCAATCCGTAGAGAGACTTAAAAGGGCAATTTTGAAAGTAAAGCACTACAATTTAGGCTAGGATCTCGGTTTCAGTTCATTGAGGATTCTAAGTATCACCTAGAAATATTATTGCCATAATAAGCTAAGTGTCCTAGTTTTATGCCTTGTCATTTAAATCCTTCCATTTTTTACTCAGTCACAAATTCGATTTCAAAACGAACACTACAACTATTTGGGCTAGGGACTAGTTTTCGATAGATATGGGATTCTCAGTGTGTAACTTAATACTTTTGCCATTATAAGGTAATTGTCGATTTTATTTTGGACTGGCCCAGTAAGAGAGCTCCATTTGAACGCCCAAGGGGGAATATAAAGTGGGGTTTTGTTTGTCCAAATGGATACTAGGTCCAAGATGAAACTTCTAATAGATTGGCCCATTTTTTGGGAAAATACCGGTTTtcatccccaaactttggacacAAGACACATTTCGTCCCTCATCTTTCGGGCATGACATATTTGGTGTCTGAATTaacaatttttgaccaaatgtcATCCTCAGACGGCAATTTAGCCAACCTTTAACGGAACCGGTCACGTGATTTAAGTAAATGTGGCTATCCGAAGCAAAATCAGGTGGAAAATGACGTTGTCTTCACTTTACctttttctttcacttcaacAACTTCCTCTGCAAATTTCCAAGACTACGCTCCAACTGCAAATTTCTCCGAGAGTAAACCCCCTCTTCCAATtagaaatatataattataattatataatacatataaatattacttatactaatattttatataattataatgtatattagatattaaatttaatcattatATAACATTATattcataataataaatataaatacaattatataatttattaatattatatacacatatatattataagggataatttcagaaacccccCCTGAATTAGCttatggaaaaatgggaaaatggataatttatggaggaaaaccataaagagctggtgttttattggagaacgggtttatttttattttatcagataaataaatttgtttatgaaaaaataggtactctattcttataatggaggaaagccataaagagctggggctattgaaaaacgggtttatttttattttatccaataaataaatttgtttatgggaaaatgggtactctattcttataatggagaaaagtcataaagagctggtcttttatgagaaagtgatactttacagaaagtgaccgcgatttggtttatgaaattatccaaaaaaatttagaatgaatttgtttatttaattaaataatttttatatatatttatataatgcattatataattatactaatatattatatgagtataaagtatattatatattaattataatttttagtatatatttgtatatttataataataaatataaatataattatataatatattattactatatacgcatatatatttaaatatatgcacatataatgtacatttataaatatatataaatatattattaggGTATATACCCTAATAACTATAACATATTTAGGGTAATAACTATAATAACTATAATAACTATACCCTAATACCCTAATAACTATAATATGTTTAGGGTAATAACTATAATaactataatatatttataaatgtatattgtatgtgcatatatttataatatatatgtgtatatagtaataatatattaaataattataattatatttattattataaatatactaatatttactaaaaattataattaatatataatatactttATAATCATATagtatattagtataattaatatttatatatattatatagttataattatatattttataataatattagtataattgtataatgtattatataaatatatattataattatttaattaaataaacaaattcattctaaattttttttaggataatttcataaaccaaatcgcgGTCACTTTTTGTAAAGTATCACTTTCTCATAAAAgactagctctttatggctttcctccattataagaacagagtacccatattcccataaacaaatttatttatcggataaaataaaaataaacccgtttttcaatagccccagctctttatggctttcccccattataagaatagagtacccattttttcataaacaaatttatttgtcggataaaataaaaataaacccgttctccaataaaacaccagttctttatggctttcctccataaattatccattttcccatttttccataagctaattcaggggaggtttctgaaattatcccttataatatatatgtgtatataatattaataaattaataaattatatttatatttattattatgaatATAATGTTATATAATGATTAAATTTAGtatctaatatacattataattatataaaatattagtataagtaatatttatatgtattatataattataattatatatttataattggaAGAGGGAGTTTACTCTCAGAGAAATTTGCAGTAGGAGCTTAGTTTTGGAAATTTGCAGAGGAAGTTgttgaagtgaaagaaaaagggaaagtgAAGACAACGTCATTTTCCACCTGATTTTGCTTGAGATAGCCACATTTACTTAACGGTCACGTGATTTTCACGTAACCGGTTCCGTTAAAGGTTGGCTAAATTGCCATCTGAGGATgacatttggtcaaaaattgttAATTCAGACACCAAATGTGTCATGCCCGAAAGATGAGGGACGAAATGTGTCTTGTGCCCAAAGTTTGGGGATGAAAACCGgtattttccccaattttttcCTCTCGTTATTTAAATCCTCCTGTTATTTAATCACAAATCTGCTTTCCCTTTTAAGGTAAATGAAGTTCATTATGGGGTTTGTCTATAGGGCAACCGTTAAGATACATGTTATgtgtcatttttttaaaatataagattaattaggaaaagtaaataaatacaaagggAGGGCAAACAATATTAACTAGGAAAAGTATAAAAATACAAGAGaagataataattgttagtatgtatacatatatactaGGTTATGTGAATATTAAATGTGTTGAGAAATACCCTTAATTATATATTCTTTTTTCctagttattttagttttcCCTTTTCAAACAGAGCTGTCCTTACTTCCAGTGTTAAATAGTCTAATCCAAAAGAAGGAGGTGAAACATGCACTGCCAGTAAGCATGTTAACTTCGGCTTTTTGTAAAAGTGGCCTTGTATAACTAAGGTCTTACTAATTGTTTGTGCCTCCATTACTTGTTAAAAATAAGTCGAGTTCAAAGAACCTTATACTTTTGCCTACATAATGTACAATTAGTGAGTTAAAATTGAGTTCTAATTGTTGCTGATAATGACACGCAAAACCCTTGATGAGAATTTGTCTAAATACTATTCTCTCCTTTCCATTTTGatattcttgtttttctttttttatccgTCCCAAATTATATTCTACTTTCCAGTTAAAAAATATAGTTAACTTTTAACCTCTCTAAAATGTCCTTATTTAATGTACTTTTATCATCAGTGAATATAACCTACTTTATtcattaattgttttgattcaTGGCTTGAATGGTGCAACTTTTCATCGATATTGTTGTTACCATTAATGtaagagtaaatctttcctacactgacggtgtatacactatcttcgttggattcatgacatgtgtgccaaagttaattttcaaattcaaattttgcatagttgtcaatTATCCAACGATGATAATGTAGTATTTTGttattctatcctaatctaTAGGAAGAGGGAGTCTAAGGAGGTTTGTGTGTTAGGAATTAGTAGGTGTACAAACCTGACGAGACCAAAGACGGTGCCATGGATTTTTTTTGCTACTGGTGGGATTTGAACCCGCCATCTACAGCCCAAGGAAGGACTTAAATCCCTCCCTGGTGGCCAGGGAGCTAGGCTTAGTTGCTTGTTAACCGTATTCGATCACTGATAGTTTCTATGCGAGTCACGATGGTATGACAATTTTGTACTCGCAATTTGGACCTGCTCTCTGTTGAATTTGTATAGctataaaaagaagaaaaaatgaacaaaatttaCATATGATTTTATTTGTCCCGTGAATTCTCAGTTTGTCttgaaactgaaattttcaatCCATGTTCCATCCATAAAATTGTCATCATCCTATACTTCATCATATGCCCTAGCACCAGTTTGAATTTGTGGACTCTGCATTAGATTGACATTAATGTCATATTTATCTTTAATTATGTTGAATCCTTCCAAGTTCCAATGGCATATCATTAGCTTAGCCCTGCATGTGACAGGTAATCAGATGATTAAGACAAAAATGTTATCCAAATCATTATTAACTTTGCATATACATGTTGTTTAGGGATAGGCATTTAGATCAGAAAGGTAGCCCTTCGGATAGTTCTCAAAGCCAGTCCTTGTCACTTGAATTCTGTGGCATAGTAAATTGTCATACTACTCTTGTGTCTCTCTATTATTTTtaggataatttcacaaacctcttgaggtttcta from the Coffea arabica cultivar ET-39 chromosome 11e, Coffea Arabica ET-39 HiFi, whole genome shotgun sequence genome contains:
- the LOC140021319 gene encoding uncharacterized protein codes for the protein MTFGQKLLIQTPNMSCPKDEGRNVSCVQSLGMKTECSPQTWGHAIGFGHVPSTGENKVVRIFTAEFVHGDDIDGDFGCEIFSIKREGNYYSSSDSWRVINRSKCPYPIRSTAVFVNGRLHWVVNNDCPFPPDHDNAIIFFNLASEIFGYVPHPLDYQHEQESSIYVLDLAGTLSLLEFEGYQNLIRLWMLDDYDKGVWTETHYIMLDPLPWEDDISFKFMVGRELLMAPWHCKYRLYYDIDTRTFRRV